The Deinococcus aerophilus genomic interval GAACTGTACGCCGCTCCCGAGCCCGAGACCCGCCAGCAACGCGGCGGCCGCTGGAACTGAGCCGGGGGCTTAAGCTGAGCCGGTGCTTGCGCCCGATCTGAACGATCTGACCGAATATTTTGCGCCGCTCTCTACCCTGCAACGGGAGGAGAGCGGCGCCCTCACGTTGCTGACGCCGGGCGTGAACGTGCTGGGGCTGAACGCCACATATCTGCCCGCCGGAGAGGTGGATCTGCGCCCGGCGCTCGCGTGGCATGAAGCGCAGGGCCAGCCCCCGCTGCTCGCCGCGGCACAGTTGCCCGCCGGGGTGAGTGAGGTGGACGCCGTGCTGGTCGGTACGTGGCAGGACCGAAAAACAGATTCGCAGGAAGGCGCGCCCGTGGTGGTCGAGCAGATCAGCCGGTTGCATCTGGGAGCCTGGGCCGGGGTGCTGTGTGCGGCGCACGGCACCCCCGGGTGGGCGGCGGCGCTGGCGCGGCATCTGGCCGGCCGCCTGGAACACGACCGGACCTACACGCTGCTGACGGCCTACCGGGACGGTCAGGCGGTGGGGGCGCTGCTGTGGCAGGCGCGGGGCACGGGTGGCGCCGCCCACCTGTGGGGGGCGCTGGATGGGGAAGCCGCCCGCCCACTCCTGAATACGGCGGCAAAGTTGGGGACCGCCCTGAGGGTCTCGGTCCCCCGGTCGTGGGCGGCTGACCTGGGGGAATCAGTTACAGCGAACGGGTGGGTGGGCTATGGCCTGGATTCGGCGGAGCCACGCTGAAAGTTCGGGGGTTAAAAAAGATAGGACCGCTCTTTTATTTGTTTTCAATGAGAAATACTCTGTGTGATGATTTCGGCAAAACAAGGGTTTTTTCGCTGTCCCACCTCTTCTGTATTTGCATGAGTGATGAGAAAGATTTCCTCACGATAAATGGTGTTCGGACGTTTCTAATAACCGGCATGTCTTCGAACTTCAGGCGCCTGAGCGCCCTCGTGCTGCTGGCCGCGACCCTGAGTGCCTGCAGCACCACTGCCCCCACCGCCGCGCCTGAAACCTCCGGACCTGGCAGCGTGGCCGGCGCTACCCCCGGGGTCCTGACGGCCCTGGGCACCCCGGTGTCCATGCAGCTCACGGTCGGCCAGACGCAGCAGATCAATATCTCGGTCGGTGGGCAGCCCGCCCAGCCCGGACAGCTGCGGTGGACCACCACCAATGCCGCCGTCGCCACCGTCACGCAGACCGGAAAGATCACGGCCGTCGCGGCCGGCACCGCCACGGTCCGCACGTCCCTGGTCGCCAACCCGAACGCGTTTCTGGACTTCAGCGTCAGCGTGAGCGCCGCGGCCCCCACCCCCGTTCCCACGCCGGTCCCGGCCCCCACCCCGACCCCCAGCGGCACGGTGGCCCAGCAGATCCTGCAACTCGTGAACACGGCGCGCGCCCAGGCCCGCTCCTGCGGCGCCACCAGCTTTGCGGCGGCGCCCGCCCTGACCCTGAATACCCAGCTGGGCCAGGCCGCGCAGGGCCACGCGGGCGACATGGCCGCGCAGAACTACTTCAGCCACACCAGCAAGGACGGACGCACCTTCGTGCAGCGCATTGCCGCAGCGGGTTACGCCTACCGCACCATCGGCGAGAACATTGCCGCGGGCCAGACCACCCCGCAGCAGGTGGTCGCCGGCTGGCTGCAGAGCGAGGGCCACTGCCGCAACATCATGAACGCCAGCTTCAAGGAGCTGGGCGTAGGGTATGCCCAGGGCGGCAGCTACGGCCACTACTGGGTGCAGGACTTCGGCGCCCGCTGAGGATGGATGGGGGCAGCCGTTGGGTAGACACGCCCCCGCCACACCGCCGGGAGAGCCAGAAAAAGGTGCTCTTCCCCTCCCTCTCACCCCCATTCCGGGCGTGAGGGTTTTTAATGGCGGGGTGCGCCGCTCGTCTTCGCTGTTTGTTCCGGCTTCCCTCGCCGCCGCCCTGCTGGTGCCTGCCCTCAGCGCCTGCACGGTCACCCGCCGCCCTGCCGAGGCGCTGACCTCCCACCCTGCGGCTGCCCTGGAACGGACGCTGAGAGAGGGCCAGACCCTGCAGATCGAGATGTCGCTGAACGGCCAGGTCGCCCGGCCCCAGGAGTTCCGGTGGACCAGCAGCGACCCCGGGGTCGCCACCGTCACGGTGTCGGGGCAGATCAGCGCCGTCGGGGCGGGCCGCGCCACCATCCGCGCCGCCCTGGC includes:
- a CDS encoding CAP domain-containing protein, translated to MSSNFRRLSALVLLAATLSACSTTAPTAAPETSGPGSVAGATPGVLTALGTPVSMQLTVGQTQQINISVGGQPAQPGQLRWTTTNAAVATVTQTGKITAVAAGTATVRTSLVANPNAFLDFSVSVSAAAPTPVPTPVPAPTPTPSGTVAQQILQLVNTARAQARSCGATSFAAAPALTLNTQLGQAAQGHAGDMAAQNYFSHTSKDGRTFVQRIAAAGYAYRTIGENIAAGQTTPQQVVAGWLQSEGHCRNIMNASFKELGVGYAQGGSYGHYWVQDFGAR